One genomic region from Drosophila busckii strain San Diego stock center, stock number 13000-0081.31 chromosome 3R, ASM1175060v1, whole genome shotgun sequence encodes:
- the LOC108602614 gene encoding uncharacterized protein LOC108602614: protein MHQATLFVCLLLGLFVTFASAYNGQDIYAEPNCAIVEDHARKFRDISDPTHYWVCPEGQEKADYIQCPDNYAFMEPQQECVVWEEWKWLEPYTK, encoded by the exons ATGCATCAAG CTACGCTGTTCGTCTGCCTGCTCCTGGGTCTGTTTGTGACCTTTGCCAGCGCCTATAACGGTCAGGATATCTATGCGGAGCCCAACTGCGCCATTGTGGAGGATCATGCTCGCAAGTTCCGCGACATTTCCGATCCCACACACTACTGGGTGTGCCCCGAGGGTCAGGAGAAGGCCGACTACATTCAGTGCCCGGACAACTATGCCTTCATGGAGCCTCAGCAGGAGTGCGTCGTCTGGGAGGAGTGGAAGTGGCTGGAGCCTTACACTAAATAA